A window of Punica granatum isolate Tunisia-2019 chromosome 8, ASM765513v2, whole genome shotgun sequence genomic DNA:
TCCTTGTGTTCAAAATAGCCCCCTCCTTCATTTCTCGCGACAATGGAAGAGTACATCAAGGAAGCTCCCCAAACTGGTTCAGTGACGAAAAGACTGGTAAGAAAATTCCTCGGAGGCAATTTTTTTGAATAGTCTTAGCTATGGAATATCTCTGACATTGCGGTTGTCGAATAGCTTTAAGACTCCTACAAGTTCGAAATCTAGTCATATATCATTGGATTCTCCGTATGTCTTGGTTTTAGGAATATCGAGAGGCAGAGGAACTTCCTAAAGAAGAAGAACCTCCGCAACCTcccgaagaagaaaaggaaccCGAGAAGGTCGAAGAAGAGAACGAACTCATAAACttggaagaagaggaagaggctAAACCAGAAGAAGAGCCGGAAGCTCCACCCCTGATAGAGGGTGATCTTCTTGTAGGTCCAGAGTTCTTCACAGTGCCATTAGTGCCTGCAAAGTCTTACCAAGATTCACGTAAATTTTACATGTCTGAATGTTCTTACAATTCCGGCAGGGATTGAATGAAGTTAACCCGAAAGCTGCAGAACTCGAAGAAAGCAATGCCCTTGCTCTCGCAATAGTTCCACCAGGTTCGTCTTTAGGCTCATTATAAATAACCTCATACATTATCATCTACTTCATTTCGAGGGGTAagatatattcttttttccccctctaATGGCTGAAAACAAATGCAGGCCATAATCCGACACCTTTGGGCAGTGGATGGGATATTATTTCGGGGTCGCATACTTCGGGGTGGGAGCTTGCACTGGTCACCACTCCGACCAACAATACCCAGCCTCCTGTCCAGAGCGAAATTGGTTCGTACTCATTCGTTTCTCTGATGAATCATTCAGTTACTTTGCTCCACAAGGAAGAAGTTAAATACAATGTTGCAGTAACatctttttttgtttgattCAATTTCTCTTGGCTTAGGCCGGTGGGTTCGACAAGCTATTACTTGATAGCCTATACGAGGACGAGGCTGCAAGGAGGCAGATACAGATGCAGAGCGCAGGGTATGGACCCGGTGCCACTGCAGCAGCCCAAGCGCCGAATCCATTTGATCAGCCTGACCCCTTCATGGCGTGTAAAAACATAGCCGCCCCATCAAATGTGCAGATGGCCCTAATGgcccagcagcagcagcaaatgATGTTCCAACAGCAGCAATACGCACACGAACAACAGAATATGATGATGGTCCCATACGGAGCCCAACAGCAACAACCGTATTATCAACAGTCTCCATATGGGTCTCAACAGTCCCCTTACGGGTCTCAACCGTTGCCCCCCCAGATGGGCCCCTCGAACCCTTTCGGGGACCCATTCTCGAGTTTGTCACAGCAGCGCCCCATGCAACCGCACGAGAATCACCATCTGCTCTAGACTTCATCGATTCTTTTCGGTTGTCCTCGAGAAGTTGAGACCAATTGGTTGATTCTTATTTAACTTGGTAGATCACCGGTGCTATTCTTTCATTCTTTCGATTTGTTTCCTGTAAGAAAGCACGAATGTTTTGATCAACTGGTAAACTCGATGTAAGGATTGTTTGGTTGATTCGCTTGTGACCCTAGTCCTAGATCTTACCATTAAAAGCATTCAGTTGTATATCATAAGGAAAATTATAGATATGAAAGATCGTAGAGCCCTCCTCGATGAAGAATTCAATGAGAAAGGTAATTCCTGTACACATGAAAACAAAGTGATCCCGACCCCAACTCTATCAAAAATGAGAATTGCATctaacatatattatattgccCTTCTACGATTCAACTCTCTTCCGTTCCTTCGTGGCGggagtccttttttttttttttccccatctAATCAATGACCTTCCATTGATGACAAAAACGGGTACAAGGGGAAAATGTCCAAGAGTGCAAATTACAGAGAATACAGCAAATTCACCTAGATACAATTGTAGAAATCCGTTGTTATAATCCGTTCTCAACCTCTTGAGACTACACTCTATAAGGATCCTAGTGAAAACCGAAAAGTATAGCATAACGCAATCCTTATAGAAATTGCTTCTACTGTGGAAACAAATATGCAGAGCCAAGAGAAATCTTCAACCGATACTCGACACAGGAGCCCTTTATATATCACACCTCTAGACTAATACAATGAACCGATTCCTAAACGGCCCAACCCTAGACAGTCAAATCAATTCAGTCAGGTTTCTATGATCAGTTCAAACCAACGGTATCCTAACTAATCAAAAACCAGCCAGACCATCAAATCAGAATACCTAGCTTCTTTGATCGATTCAAACCAGCGAATATCATTAGGGAGCCAAAACTTGCAAAAACCAACAAAAGAAGACGAAATCACAAAAAATCGGATTTGCAGGCGGTTGGTACAATTGATTGGCCCAGGAGTAAGATCCTTGTAGTGGAGGACGGGGATTTCATCGTGTGGGCGAGGGCGGGTGTCCGCAGAGTAGAAGCCGCCGTCTGGGGGAAGTGGGGTATCGAACAAAGTTGGATAGGCAGGGAGGACGCCACCGTTGCCTTGCAAATCGAGGAGT
This region includes:
- the LOC116187773 gene encoding putative clathrin assembly protein At5g57200 — translated: MSFQSFRKAYGALKDSTKVGLAKVNSEYKDLDIAIVKATNHVECPPKERHVRKIFSATSVVRPRADVAYCIHALSKRLSKTKNWIVALKTLIVIHRTLREGDPTFREELLNYSNRGHILQISYFKDDSSPLAWDCSAWVRTYALFLEERLECFRVLKYDIETERLTKSSPGESKAHSRTRLLNGDELLEQLPALQQVLYRLIGCQPEGAAYSNFLIQYALALVLKESFKIYCAINDGIINLVDMFFDMSRHDAVKALNIYKRAGQQAENLADFYEYCKGLELARNFQFPTLRQPPPSFLATMEEYIKEAPQTGSVTKRLEYREAEELPKEEEPPQPPEEEKEPEKVEEENELINLEEEEEAKPEEEPEAPPLIEGDLLGLNEVNPKAAELEESNALALAIVPPGHNPTPLGSGWDIISGSHTSGWELALVTTPTNNTQPPVQSEIGSYSFAGGFDKLLLDSLYEDEAARRQIQMQSAGYGPGATAAAQAPNPFDQPDPFMACKNIAAPSNVQMALMAQQQQQMMFQQQQYAHEQQNMMMVPYGAQQQQPYYQQSPYGSQQSPYGSQPLPPQMGPSNPFGDPFSSLSQQRPMQPHENHHLL